GTTCAAAGATATCATTGATACATTCATCAAGTTCAGGAAGAATTTTATTTTGTACCTCATCGGTCATTTCTTCCGAGATCTTGGTGAGTTCGCCCAACATTTCGTTAAATTCTTCAGTCACGTCTGTAAAAAACTTCTCCATGTCCGAAACTGCTGTTTCAATTGCTTCTACAATACTTTTTGACCACTCTTCCATGGGACTGATAACCCGTTATCTGAATAAACTTTATAAAATATAGCAAAAAATAGCTACACTAGAATTCTAGTATAGCGCGAATTAGTTAACGATTAACCGGGAATTTTTTTGCCGGGTTGACCCCGATTATCCCTTGGCTATTGCTGTAAACGACGCAACTCGTCTTGTAAATCCTGTACCTGTTTTCTTAACTGATCAACACCATCATCCGCCTTAGCAGAGTCATCATCATCTAAAATTTCAATTCGGCGCGGTTCAGGCTTTTGGGATGAAGTCGGAGGTTCGTTCGTCGGTTGTTGAACTTGCTGAATTGTATCTTCCACAAAACGACGCGCTTCTTCAGTTGTCATTTCGCCCCGTTTAACTAGCTCATCGGCTAATTTTTGGGCATCTGTGCGTAATTCTGCTAGGGTTTTACTGGCTTTTTCTCCAGCATAGGAGGCTAAACCCACCCCCAAATAAACGGCTTTTTGGAAAAGATCTCCGAAACCCGGCATAACCACTCCAGCTTTCTAAAAGAAATATTACTAATTACAGATTCAATAAAATCGTGTAAAAAAAGTGACCCGGAGTTTACGCCTATCAGAAGCATCCCGTATTGCTGCCACCTTCCGGTTCTGACAAGGTTTGGGCGTTCTAATCGCATAAGTCCAGGTCATTTATTAGTATAACACAGTTTTTTATTCTGCAACCAAACACCATTGATAAAGTTCGTAGGTCACACAGCCATTCTGAATCAAAGGGTCTTCCGCAACAATTTTTTCCGCTTCCGCCAAGGACTCAGCTTGAAAAATCAACATCCCTCCCCCTCGATGAGCCCAATAGCCACTCCGAGCTTGATGACCTTTGGCAATTAATTCCTTAACTTGACACTCCCTGCGCTCTCTGCGGCAGGGATTCTACATTCTACGTCAGAATTTGCTCTAACAGGCTTTCACCAATTAGAGTAGAGACTCCAACTCCTGTAGCGTTAATTCGGGAATGCCCTTCCCT
This genomic window from Planktothrix serta PCC 8927 contains:
- a CDS encoding phasin family protein translates to MPGFGDLFQKAVYLGVGLASYAGEKASKTLAELRTDAQKLADELVKRGEMTTEEARRFVEDTIQQVQQPTNEPPTSSQKPEPRRIEILDDDDSAKADDGVDQLRKQVQDLQDELRRLQQ